A stretch of the Methanobacterium veterum genome encodes the following:
- a CDS encoding transglutaminase domain-containing protein gives MNKKLIAILIVCIFGITFTSPVMAYENLPNTDDEGCDIISYDSGFDQLAPGEMIIDPTSGISGDLNNLNGASGLKILLDYIYYNFDWKHGAATTAQGVIDTGYGDCWGLTDFSKMVLEANGYTVKVQQLKTKESNNHRRLLVLLNGKWVTFDPSLCTKHYKFKPY, from the coding sequence ATGAATAAAAAGCTAATTGCAATTCTCATAGTTTGCATCTTTGGAATTACTTTTACAAGCCCAGTTATGGCTTATGAAAATCTTCCAAATACTGACGATGAAGGATGTGATATTATTTCCTATGATTCTGGATTTGATCAGCTTGCTCCGGGTGAAATGATTATTGACCCCACATCTGGCATTAGTGGTGATTTAAATAATCTAAATGGTGCTAGTGGCCTTAAAATACTCTTAGACTACATTTACTACAATTTTGATTGGAAACATGGGGCTGCAACTACTGCTCAAGGAGTTATTGATACTGGATATGGGGATTGTTGGGGCTTAACTGACTTTTCCAAAATGGTTTTAGAAGCCAATGGTTATACTGTCAAAGTTCAGCAGCTTAAAACAAAGGAATCAAATAATCACAGAAGATTATTAGTCTTACTAAATGGTAAATGGGTTACATTTGATCCTTCTTTATGCACTAAACATTATAAATTCAAGCCTTATTAA
- the hjc gene encoding Holliday junction resolvase Hjc, with protein MSSRLMTIENMKKEGIKHEQELVKSFKENGFVACRFPASGASCPDLIAGDGDSIFVMEVKTTLNTLIKIRKMQIGTLNSFANGLKAKSFIAIKFINREDWRFLKIMDLKIHGKSYSIDYNTAMLEGIEFDQLISDEYQKRLI; from the coding sequence ATGAGTTCTAGGCTTATGACAATTGAAAATATGAAAAAAGAGGGCATTAAACATGAACAAGAGCTTGTAAAATCATTTAAAGAAAATGGTTTTGTAGCATGTCGCTTTCCAGCCTCTGGAGCTTCATGCCCTGACTTGATCGCAGGAGATGGGGATTCTATTTTTGTTATGGAAGTTAAAACCACCTTGAATACTTTAATTAAGATTAGAAAAATGCAAATAGGCACATTAAACAGCTTTGCCAATGGTTTAAAGGCTAAATCTTTTATTGCAATTAAATTCATCAACCGTGAAGACTGGAGATTTTTAAAAATCATGGATCTTAAAATTCATGGAAAATCATATTCTATTGATTATAACACGGCCATGCTTGAAGGAATTGAATTTGATCAACTAATTTCAGATGAATACCAAAAAAGGTTGATTTAA
- a CDS encoding outer membrane protein assembly factor BamB family protein: protein MKFKRQYLLIAFIACLVASLGAASAWTQAWNAPTGQPNSITSDGVDIFSASTSGLASVDPNGTTLWKTSNIVSSNGSAMKAGKYLFIGEGNDVKALNKTTGAVKWTSTAPLGAGQVAKYILVKGAYVLVASNSKLVILNREDGTVQTPVTDFTSTSEPILFGGYLIGGTSTGVQAYQAIMMPDLRISSITKSSNSTTAKIENIGLGNANKVLVKWVVQKTDGTYRTIHISAGTINAGETKNITITGAFNKGTATVDPYYVISELNENNNERYFS from the coding sequence TTGAAATTTAAAAGACAATACCTGTTAATAGCTTTTATTGCTTGCCTTGTTGCATCACTAGGCGCTGCCAGTGCTTGGACTCAAGCTTGGAATGCTCCAACGGGTCAACCTAATAGCATTACTAGTGATGGAGTAGATATTTTTTCTGCATCTACCTCTGGATTAGCTTCAGTAGACCCTAATGGTACAACACTATGGAAAACTTCCAATATTGTTTCCTCAAATGGATCTGCTATGAAAGCAGGAAAATACCTCTTCATTGGAGAAGGTAACGATGTTAAAGCATTAAATAAAACTACAGGTGCTGTTAAATGGACATCTACAGCCCCATTAGGTGCTGGACAGGTTGCTAAATACATACTAGTTAAAGGCGCTTATGTTCTCGTTGCAAGTAATTCTAAACTCGTAATTCTTAACAGAGAAGATGGAACAGTTCAAACACCAGTCACTGATTTTACATCAACTAGCGAACCTATACTATTCGGAGGATACTTAATTGGTGGAACTTCTACAGGTGTACAAGCTTATCAAGCTATTATGATGCCTGATTTAAGGATTTCTTCCATAACTAAATCAAGCAACTCTACAACAGCCAAAATTGAAAACATTGGACTGGGCAATGCTAACAAAGTGCTAGTTAAATGGGTAGTACAGAAAACTGACGGGACCTACAGAACTATACACATATCTGCAGGTACAATAAACGCTGGAGAAACAAAAAATATCACTATCACAGGTGCTTTCAATAAAGGAACAGCTACAGTTGACCCTTATTACGTAATCTCTGAACTAAATGAGAACAATAACGAAAGATACTTCTCATGA